From bacterium:
CGCCACTGCGCCGGGAACTCGATCGCGCGCTCGACGCGCCACCAGACGTTCTCGCCGGTCTCGTCCACCAGCTTGAATTCCAGCGTGTTGACCGGGCACGCCCCGCGCAGGCGGAACGAGAAGGCGTAGTTCTCCGGCAGCGCGACATCGATCTCGCGCCGCGCGATGGCGTACCCGCCCCCCGTGAATCCGAAATCCAGCCGCAGCGCCCCGCCGTCGTCCGCCAGCCCCATCGTCACGCCGTCGGCCGGCAGCGCGCTCCAGTCCTTCGCCGACCCGTCGGAAATCACCAGCGGCGCTCCCGACGGCGCGACCGGATCGCCGTTTGCCGCGGGACCGCGGCAGCCTCCGGCGACGGCCAACCCGCAGATCAGGATCCCGCCCGCCAACAGCTTCACGATGGCCATGCTATCCCTTTACGCTACCCGCGGTAATTCCACGTACGAAGAACCTTTGGAAGATCAGGAACACCACCAGCGCCGGCAGGATGGTGAGCATCGACCCGGCCATCATCAGCTCGGTGTCCTGGACGTGCTCGCCGACCAGGCTGGCCAGCGCCACCGGCAACGTCGCCATGTGACCGTCGCTCAGCACGATCAGC
This genomic window contains:
- a CDS encoding carbohydrate ABC transporter permease, yielding LIVLSDGHMATLPVALASLVGEHVQDTELMMAGSMLTILPALVVFLIFQRFFVRGITAGSVKG